The following proteins come from a genomic window of Sebastes fasciatus isolate fSebFas1 chromosome 6, fSebFas1.pri, whole genome shotgun sequence:
- the LOC141769271 gene encoding betaine--homocysteine S-methyltransferase 1-like: MESKKRRGILERLNAGEVVVGDGGYVMQLERRGYVKAGHWTPEAAVEHPEAVRQLHREFLRAGANVIQTFTFYCSEDKLDISGNVTNITGAQINEAACDLAREVANEGDALVAGCVSKTPCYVETHSETEVKAIYKKQMDDFLKKDIDFFIVEFVDHVEEAVWAVEVLKTSGKPVGATLCISPHGDMNDVPPGECAVRLVKAGADIVGINCHLDPLTCVRTVKLMKAGLEKAGLKAHLMIQPLGFHTPECNFGGYTSLPEYPFALETRAITRWDIHKYAREAYDAGIRYIGGCCGFEPYHIRAIAEEMAEERGFLPPASEKHGLWGAALEMHTKPWVRARARREYWENLLPASGRPKCPSMATPAADYEKTDGI; encoded by the exons ATGGAGAGCAAGAAGAGAAGG ggtaTCTTGGAGCGACTAAATGCTGGAGAGGTGGTTGTAGGAGATGGAGGTTATGTGATGCAGCTAGAGCGGCGTGGCTATGTGAAGGCTGGACATTGGACACCTGAAGCTGCTGTTGAACATCCTGAAGCAG TGCGGCAGCTGCACAGGGAGTTTCTCAGAGCAGGAGCCAATGTGATTCAGACTTTTACCTTCTACTGCAGTGAGGATAAACTGGACATCAGTGGCAATGTCACCAACATCACt GGGGCCCAGATCAATGAGGCAGCATGTGACCTGGCCAGAGAGGTAGCCAATGAGGGTGATGCGTTGGTCGCTGGGTGTGTGTCTAAGACTCCCTGTTATGTGGAGACTCACAGTGAGACTGAGGTCAAGGCCATCTATAAGAAACAGATGGATGACTTCCTCAAGAAGGACATTGATTTCTTTATAGTGGAG TTCGTTGATCACGTGGAAGAGGCAGTGTGGGCAGTGGAGGTGCTGAAGACCAGTGGTAAACCAGTGGGTGCAACGCTGTGCATCTCCCCTCACGGAGACATGAACGACGTTCCACCTGGAGAGTGTGCTGTCAGGCTGGTCAAAGCTG GAGCCGACATTGTTGGAATAAACTGCCACTTGGACCCTCTGACGTGTGTTCGTACGGTGAAGTTGATGAAAGCGGGATTAGAGAAAGCTGGTCTCAAAGCCCATCTCATGATCCAGCCGCTGGGCTTTCACACACCTGAGTGCAACTTTGGTGGATACACCAGCCTACCTGAGTACCCCTTTG CACTGGAGACCAGAGCAATAACCCGCTGGGACATCCATAAATACGCCAGAGAGGCTTACGATGCTGGAATTCGCTACATTGGTGGCTGCTGTGGATTTGAGCCCTACCATATCAGAGCTATAGCAGAAGAGATGGCTGAAGAGAGAGGATTCCTCCCACCAGCTTCAGAGAAGCACGGACTCTGGGGAGCTGCTCTGGAGATGCACACTAAACCCTGGGTCAGAGCCAG GGCTCGTCGAGAGTACTGGGAAAACCTTTTGCCTGCTTCTGGACGTCCCAAATGCCCTTCCATGGCCacaccagctgctgattatgaAAAAACAGATGGAATCTAA
- the cenph gene encoding centromere protein H has product MDPSDNDGNLSHIVEAVAMNDGPAPDNSTGQKDTSPADMLRIKQQMSNQCFEMAVQLQAGKSKQSCSIHEAERDLSDCVSELERVKTNNFNSTLTLHRMQMWHAIGEKLKQSDSEAVALKAVNDRYMALCSQTKQLQQESRVLQDEITEIQKKRLEMKRLTHEKLKEMEELMSKKEHPDTEKYKAMVEKGQMNMEKYKKITIMTQDVLRGILLACKVNWLDDPKLRDIAMTLEEFPIPD; this is encoded by the exons ATGGACCCATCTGACAACGATGGGAACCTCAGCCACATAGTGGAGGCTGTGGCAATGAATGATGGTCCTGCTCCTGACAACTCCACCGGACAGAAAGATACCTCGCCTGCAGACATGCTGAG aATAAAACAACAGATGTCCAACCAATGCTTTGAGATGGCAGTACAGCTCCAAGCAG GAAAAAGTAAGCAATCATGCAGCAtacatgaagctgagagagACTT GTCAGATTGTGTCAGTGAGCTGGAAAGAGTCAAGACAAATAATTTTAACAGCACATTGACACTGCACAG AATGCAGATGTGGCACGCTATTGGAGAAAAACTGAAACAGAGTGATTCAGAGGCAGT TGCCCTGAAAGCTGTGAATGATCGCTACATGGCTCTTTgttcacaaacaaaacaacttcagcAA GAGTCACGAGTTCTTCAAGATGAAATCACAGAAATACAGAAGAAGAGGCttg agATGAAGCGGCTCACACATGAGAAATTGAAAGAGATGGAAGAGTTGATGTCCAAGAAAGAGCACCCAGATACAGAGAAGTACAAAGCTATGGTGGAGAAAGGCCAGATGAACATGGAGAAATACAAAAAGATTACCATCATGACACAGGACGTCCTCAGG GGCATCCTCTTGGCCTGTAAAGTCAACTGGCTGGATGATCCCAAACTTCGAGACATCGCCATGACGCTGGAGGAATTTCCCATCCCTGactaa